A window of Dromiciops gliroides isolate mDroGli1 chromosome X, mDroGli1.pri, whole genome shotgun sequence contains these coding sequences:
- the PDZD11 gene encoding PDZ domain-containing protein 11 isoform X2: MEGQIPYDDYPVVFLPPYENPPAWIPPHERVYHPDYNNELTQFLPRTITLKKPPGAQLGFNIRGGKASQLGIFISKVIPDSDAHRAGLQEGDQVLAVNEVDFQDIEHSKAVEILKTAREISMRVRFFPYNYRRQKERTVH, from the exons ATGGAAGGCCAGATTCCTTATGATGATTACCCGGTGGTCTTCCTGCCACCCTATGAGAATCCCCCAGCCTGGATTCCTCCTCATGAG AGGGTCTACCACCCAGACTACAACAATGAATTGACCCAGTTCCTGCCTCGGACCATCACACTGAAGAAGCCCCCAGGAGCCCAG TTGGGATTTAACATCCGTGGGGGAAAGGCCTCCCAGCTGGGGATCTTTATATCCAAG GTGATTCCTGACTCAGATGCCCATCGGGCAGGACTACAGGAAGGAGACCAGGTCCTCGCTGTGAATGAAGTGGATTTCCAAGATATTGAGCACAGCAAG GCTGTGGAGATCCTGAAGACAGCCCGAGAGATCAGCATGCGAGTCCGCTTCTTCCCCTACA ATTACCGTCGCCAAAAGGAGAGGACTGTGCACTAG
- the PDZD11 gene encoding PDZ domain-containing protein 11 isoform X1 has protein sequence MEFSSKSWKVPQRRQESQREAVIFPSPSPEMEGQIPYDDYPVVFLPPYENPPAWIPPHERVYHPDYNNELTQFLPRTITLKKPPGAQLGFNIRGGKASQLGIFISKVIPDSDAHRAGLQEGDQVLAVNEVDFQDIEHSKAVEILKTAREISMRVRFFPYNYRRQKERTVH, from the exons ATGGAATTTTCGAGCAAGAGCTGGAAGGTGCCGCAGAGGAGacaagagagccagagagaggcggtgattttcccaag CCCCTCTCCAGAAATGGAAGGCCAGATTCCTTATGATGATTACCCGGTGGTCTTCCTGCCACCCTATGAGAATCCCCCAGCCTGGATTCCTCCTCATGAG AGGGTCTACCACCCAGACTACAACAATGAATTGACCCAGTTCCTGCCTCGGACCATCACACTGAAGAAGCCCCCAGGAGCCCAG TTGGGATTTAACATCCGTGGGGGAAAGGCCTCCCAGCTGGGGATCTTTATATCCAAG GTGATTCCTGACTCAGATGCCCATCGGGCAGGACTACAGGAAGGAGACCAGGTCCTCGCTGTGAATGAAGTGGATTTCCAAGATATTGAGCACAGCAAG GCTGTGGAGATCCTGAAGACAGCCCGAGAGATCAGCATGCGAGTCCGCTTCTTCCCCTACA ATTACCGTCGCCAAAAGGAGAGGACTGTGCACTAG